From one Triticum urartu cultivar G1812 chromosome 3, Tu2.1, whole genome shotgun sequence genomic stretch:
- the LOC125548407 gene encoding uncharacterized protein LOC125548407, whose protein sequence is MSPSPSAGTLAPPTFLDAVRPQLSSPVPRPSSPSATLAARACARVDVPASCAAAVVERAVAGCPHTQRRLCLSLSTPASHSLRTLRGVVVTLLSRSSEAMGEPSKELLDLPSGPNPPSFIESLFAGREQHKGTRKAGPPTDPLPKSQVLGKVKDFLGEMAKANEKLQLDAQNKPPEEYDIEALTGNEKEYIEMDLILGVADLHSEQAVDAAEATMSSFPPLGSSFASSSSDSEDDIDEDGDDEPEMPSKEKCGNPDKPEANPAKGKKPNKRQKIVVLN, encoded by the exons ATGTCCCCGTCCCCATCGGCCGGCACGCTCGCTCCGCCCACTTTTCTCGACGCCGTTCGGCCGCAGCTCTCCAGCCCTGTTCCTCGACCGTCCTCCCCATCGGCCACACTCGCCGCCCGCGCGTGTGCTCGGGTAGACGTGCCTGCGtcctgcgccgccgccgtcgtcgaaCGTGCCGTGGCCGGCTGTCCGCACACGCAGCGTCGCCTCTGTCTCTCGCTCTCCACGCCGGCGTCGCACTCGCTGCGCACACTGCGCGGAGTCGTGGTGACCCTTCTCTCTCGTTCGTCGGAAGCCATGGGGGAGCCTAGCAAAGAACTCCTGGACCTCCCATCGGGGCCCAATCCACCCTCCTTCATCG AATCGCTGTTCGCGGGCAGGGAGCAGCACAAGGGCACGCGGAAGGCGGGGCCTCCCACCGACCCACTCCCAAAGAGCCAAG TTCTTGGAAAAGTGAAGGATTTCTTGGGAGAGATGGCAAAGGCCAATGAGAAATTGCAGCTTGATGCGCAG AACAAGCCTCCTGAGGAGTATGACATTGAAGCACTCACTGGAAATGAAAAGGAATATATTGAGATG GATTTGATTCTCGGTGTAGCTGATCTTCATTCAGAGCAGGCTGTGGATGCAGCTGAGGCGACAATGAGCAGCTTCCCACCCTTGGGAAGTTCATTTGCTAGCAGCTCATCTGACTCAGAAGATGATATCGATGAAGATGGTGACGATGAGCCTGAAATGCCTAGCAAAGAAAAATGTGGCAATCCAGATAAACCGGAGGCTAATCCAGCcaaagggaagaagcccaataAAAGACAGAAGATTGTTGTTCTCAACTAG